One Niabella beijingensis DNA window includes the following coding sequences:
- a CDS encoding DUF2945 domain-containing protein has translation MATLFKVGDTVSWNSEAGRVSGTIIKVHKKDFDYKGYTHHASETDPQYEIKSDKTDHIAAHKGSALTKLGTGKK, from the coding sequence ATGGCGACACTATTTAAGGTGGGTGATACCGTAAGCTGGAACTCTGAAGCCGGAAGGGTTTCAGGCACTATCATAAAGGTGCACAAAAAAGATTTCGACTATAAAGGGTATACCCATCATGCCTCGGAAACCGATCCGCAGTATGAGATAAAGAGTGATAAAACGGATCATATCGCCGCCCATAAAGGCAGTGCGCTTACAAAACTGGGTACCGGTAAAAAATAA
- a CDS encoding DUF488 family protein, protein MHTLYTIGHSTHSMEDFIGMLASFSIRMLADIRRFPGSRKFPRFGSEVLATALKDKGIGYVHLEELGGRRAVQPHSRNDRWRNAAFRGYADYMETPSFEKGIEKLEALAVKQPTACMCSEAVWWRCHRSMVSDYLKAKGWEVLHIMAPGKATEHPYTQPARVEGDKVVYFDAGLFDR, encoded by the coding sequence ATGCACACCCTCTATACCATAGGCCATTCCACTCATAGCATGGAGGATTTTATCGGGATGTTAGCATCCTTCAGCATCCGTATGCTGGCAGATATCCGGCGTTTTCCCGGCTCAAGGAAATTTCCCCGTTTCGGCAGCGAAGTGCTGGCCACAGCACTAAAAGACAAAGGCATCGGGTATGTGCACCTGGAGGAGCTGGGTGGCAGAAGGGCGGTGCAGCCGCATTCCAGGAACGACCGCTGGCGCAATGCGGCATTCCGCGGTTATGCTGATTATATGGAAACCCCGAGCTTTGAAAAGGGAATCGAAAAACTCGAGGCGCTTGCTGTAAAGCAACCTACGGCCTGTATGTGTTCGGAAGCCGTATGGTGGCGCTGTCACCGTTCGATGGTATCCGATTACCTCAAGGCAAAGGGCTGGGAGGTATTGCATATCATGGCACCCGGAAAAGCAACGGAGCATCCCTATACCCAACCGGCAAGAGTGGAGGGGGATAAGGTGGTTTATTTCGATGCCGGTTTATTTGATCGGTAA
- a CDS encoding Gfo/Idh/MocA family protein yields MSKRFSRRDFLKQSSVAMAGYSIGAAAFTPGLNKEVVRVGLIGVGQRGLGLAGTLKKIKTVQLVACCDIDEAHLQAGMKLAAAGARSYKDYKALLADKNVEAVIIATPLYLHHSMAMDAISANKHTYVEKTMTYNIGQALSLARAMKQHPKLVLQVGHQYRYYEMYPKIKKLLAEDMIGTVTHFESQYNRNNNWRRPVDGGRTEKTVNWRMYKEYSGGLLAELAAHQIDLVNWLAGAPPESVVAMGGINFWKDGRTTYDNIHAVYAYPGGVRSLVGSVLSNEFVGYRMRIFGSKGTFELGRDYAMFYTENRVKTYATVDGVTGATKEALEQGKGIYVYKDEKKTEPTFFALSGFADSIINGTPVASSVLTGKDVAIAVHMGNAAAETGQVQRWQPDYSAI; encoded by the coding sequence ATGAGTAAACGATTTTCACGCCGCGATTTTTTGAAACAAAGTTCTGTAGCCATGGCCGGTTATTCCATTGGCGCCGCCGCATTCACTCCGGGTCTGAATAAGGAAGTAGTACGGGTGGGCCTGATCGGTGTAGGACAGCGGGGCCTGGGCCTAGCCGGCACGTTGAAAAAGATAAAGACCGTGCAGCTGGTGGCCTGCTGCGATATCGATGAAGCCCATTTGCAGGCAGGAATGAAGCTGGCCGCAGCCGGCGCCCGGTCATACAAGGATTATAAAGCATTGCTGGCAGATAAGAATGTGGAAGCCGTTATCATCGCAACACCACTGTACCTGCATCATTCCATGGCCATGGATGCGATCAGTGCCAATAAACATACTTATGTGGAGAAAACGATGACCTATAATATCGGACAGGCATTGTCGCTGGCACGCGCCATGAAACAGCATCCCAAACTGGTGCTACAGGTTGGGCACCAGTACCGGTATTATGAAATGTATCCTAAGATAAAAAAACTGCTGGCGGAGGATATGATCGGGACCGTGACACATTTTGAATCGCAATACAACCGGAACAACAACTGGCGCCGGCCGGTGGATGGCGGTCGTACGGAGAAGACGGTAAACTGGCGGATGTATAAGGAATACTCCGGCGGGCTGCTTGCCGAACTGGCGGCCCACCAGATCGACCTGGTGAACTGGCTTGCTGGCGCACCACCGGAAAGTGTGGTGGCCATGGGGGGGATTAATTTCTGGAAAGATGGCCGCACTACCTATGATAATATTCATGCCGTATATGCTTATCCCGGAGGTGTCAGGTCCCTGGTTGGTTCGGTACTGAGCAACGAATTCGTAGGGTACCGGATGCGTATTTTTGGCTCTAAAGGCACATTTGAGCTGGGCCGGGATTATGCGATGTTCTATACCGAAAACCGCGTGAAGACCTATGCCACGGTGGATGGTGTAACGGGTGCTACAAAGGAAGCACTGGAACAGGGTAAAGGAATTTATGTATACAAGGATGAGAAAAAAACAGAGCCTACCTTTTTCGCGCTTAGCGGTTTTGCCGATTCCATCATAAACGGAACACCGGTGGCCAGCAGCGTGCTTACCGGAAAAGATGTAGCCATTGCAGTACATATGGGTAATGCGGCGGCGGAGACCGGTCAGGTGCAACGCTGGCAGCCGGATTACTCAGCAATATGA
- a CDS encoding alpha/beta hydrolase has translation MKRLLVLMILCAAFETQAQQDYGWEKDIAYYAASSEQDAYQQQQCRLDVYYPKNQKDATTVVWFHGGGLKAGKKEIPAALMNKGYIIVGVGYRFSPNVKAPQYIEDAAAAVAWVFEHIARYNGTRSKIILSGHSAGGYLDLMLTLDKKYLKRHQIDADSLLGAVPFSAQCITHFTVREERGMAPLQPVIDTLAPLYHVRKAIPSILLITGDREKELYGRYEENAYLQRMLKLAGNKQVPLYELQGFDHGGMAEPAFPLLLREAKRLSGL, from the coding sequence ATGAAACGGTTACTTGTTTTAATGATTTTGTGCGCTGCTTTTGAAACGCAGGCGCAGCAGGATTACGGTTGGGAAAAAGATATTGCCTATTACGCTGCATCTTCAGAACAGGACGCCTATCAGCAGCAGCAGTGCCGGCTGGATGTATATTATCCCAAAAATCAAAAGGATGCCACTACCGTCGTGTGGTTTCACGGAGGAGGATTAAAGGCCGGTAAAAAAGAGATACCGGCAGCACTGATGAACAAGGGTTATATCATCGTGGGCGTGGGATACCGGTTCTCTCCGAATGTGAAAGCGCCACAATATATCGAAGACGCCGCGGCGGCCGTGGCATGGGTCTTTGAGCACATTGCCCGTTATAATGGTACCCGGTCAAAGATCATTTTATCCGGGCATTCGGCCGGAGGCTACCTGGACCTGATGCTGACACTGGATAAAAAATACCTGAAACGCCATCAAATTGATGCCGACAGTTTGCTGGGAGCGGTCCCGTTCAGTGCGCAATGCATTACCCATTTTACAGTGAGAGAGGAGCGGGGCATGGCGCCGCTGCAACCGGTGATCGATACGCTGGCACCCCTGTATCATGTCCGGAAAGCAATACCTTCCATTTTGCTTATTACCGGCGACCGGGAAAAAGAATTGTATGGCCGCTATGAAGAAAATGCATACCTGCAACGCATGCTGAAACTGGCCGGTAATAAGCAGGTACCACTTTATGAACTGCAGGGTTTTGATCATGGCGGCATGGCCGAGCCGGCATTTCCGCTCCTGCTAAGGGAAGCAAAAAGACTTTCCGGCCTGTAG
- a CDS encoding SO2930 family diheme c-type cytochrome, which yields MKKVYRVSAFITLLLAAAAVLQQGCKNKQGSKELPVQTGFVFREKLSDYGFFAGELKTLQPAAGVTHYEIITPLFSDYTVKDRFIVLPKGKPLKYTANGVLDFPDASIIIKNFAYKNKAGRKVMIETRLLVKDPADAQWKVMDYLWNQEQTEAVKHITGAALPIAFIDDAGNEIRTTYLVPNLNDCKRCHNNNNELQPIGPKARNLNFIVKGQKENQLAHWAAQGMLTGMPVADSIGQLPDWTDAQRYTLDQRARAYLEMNCAHCHRATGDASNTGLFLDYDEKDPYHVGVMKEPVSAGGGAGGLNYDIVPSDPAHSIFVYRMNSAEPNIAMPELGRSVIHKEGVALITEWIKKMK from the coding sequence ATGAAAAAGGTTTATCGGGTAAGTGCTTTTATCACGCTGTTGCTGGCAGCTGCAGCGGTTCTGCAGCAGGGCTGTAAGAATAAACAGGGGAGTAAGGAGCTCCCTGTGCAAACCGGGTTTGTGTTCCGGGAAAAACTGTCGGACTACGGGTTCTTTGCCGGGGAACTGAAGACGCTGCAACCCGCCGCCGGTGTTACCCATTATGAGATCATCACCCCCTTGTTCAGTGATTATACGGTTAAGGACCGGTTCATCGTACTGCCAAAAGGCAAGCCGTTGAAGTATACGGCCAACGGTGTGCTCGATTTTCCGGACGCCTCTATCATCATCAAAAACTTTGCGTATAAAAATAAAGCCGGCCGGAAGGTCATGATCGAGACCCGGTTGCTGGTAAAGGATCCGGCGGACGCGCAATGGAAGGTGATGGACTATTTATGGAACCAGGAGCAGACGGAAGCAGTGAAGCATATTACCGGCGCTGCACTGCCCATCGCTTTTATTGATGATGCCGGTAATGAGATCCGCACCACCTACCTGGTGCCCAACCTGAATGACTGCAAGCGCTGTCATAATAATAACAATGAGCTGCAACCGATCGGACCCAAAGCACGTAACCTTAACTTTATTGTAAAAGGACAAAAAGAGAACCAGCTGGCACATTGGGCCGCACAGGGGATGTTGACGGGAATGCCTGTGGCGGACAGTATCGGACAACTGCCGGATTGGACGGATGCCCAGCGTTATACCTTGGATCAGCGGGCGCGGGCTTACCTGGAGATGAACTGTGCGCATTGCCACCGTGCTACCGGCGATGCTTCCAATACCGGGTTGTTCCTCGATTATGATGAAAAAGATCCTTACCATGTCGGCGTCATGAAGGAACCCGTATCAGCAGGAGGTGGGGCCGGCGGCCTGAATTATGATATTGTTCCCAGTGATCCGGCGCATTCCATATTTGTATACCGGATGAACAGTGCAGAGCCGAATATCGCCATGCCGGAGCTGGGCCGTTCCGTGATCCACAAAGAAGGCGTGGCGCTTATTACAGAATGGATCAAAAAAATGAAATAG
- a CDS encoding parallel beta-helix domain-containing protein, which yields MSYKQSFLILLELGLLLFTSCQTGTGEKSVYKNALSFGPGDEAKIVETFLMVKDSTDVLLKAGVYHFDNLSLANVKHIRIRGEGPEKTILDFSSQKTGGEGIRVTALTGFTIDNMTIRDSKGDLIKINKSRDVVVTNLHAVWKTADSTSGGYAIYPVLCKNVLVENCYVEGSSDAGIYVGQSDSAIIRKNKGAKNVAGCEVENTTHAEVYDNEFYNNTAGFLVFDLPGLSQRGGKVKAYNNYIHDNNFRNFAKAGSFGTAWGVGNAPPGSGIIILATSDVELYNNRIINNNTSGIILASGFAVDDSAVNRISDQYFPISSHIKIHGNTFEMAPDFPVPVHEHRMGPMFVAVEQALRKADPKIKRIPFIFYDGVSSNVLKNGTAVNPDSLCIRQSGDNVFVNGDFLNMANPASWKPNTDVAPFVCK from the coding sequence ATGAGCTACAAACAATCTTTCTTAATCCTCCTGGAATTGGGGCTGCTGCTCTTTACTTCCTGTCAGACAGGTACCGGTGAAAAGTCAGTATACAAAAATGCCCTCAGTTTTGGCCCGGGTGATGAGGCGAAGATCGTCGAAACTTTTTTAATGGTCAAAGACAGCACGGATGTACTGCTAAAGGCAGGGGTGTATCATTTCGACAATCTCAGCCTGGCCAATGTAAAGCACATCCGCATCCGGGGTGAAGGACCGGAAAAGACCATCCTGGATTTTTCTTCCCAGAAAACAGGAGGGGAGGGCATCCGGGTTACGGCCCTTACCGGGTTTACCATTGATAACATGACCATACGCGATTCAAAAGGCGATCTTATCAAGATCAATAAGAGCCGGGACGTGGTCGTGACCAATCTGCATGCCGTTTGGAAAACGGCCGATTCTACCAGCGGCGGCTATGCCATTTATCCTGTGCTCTGTAAAAATGTGCTGGTAGAGAACTGTTATGTGGAAGGTTCTTCCGATGCGGGGATCTATGTAGGACAGTCGGACTCCGCCATCATCCGCAAGAACAAAGGAGCGAAGAATGTAGCCGGTTGCGAAGTGGAGAATACCACCCATGCAGAAGTGTACGACAATGAGTTTTATAACAATACTGCCGGCTTCCTGGTGTTTGACCTGCCCGGGCTTTCGCAGCGGGGCGGTAAAGTGAAGGCCTATAACAATTATATCCATGATAATAATTTCAGGAACTTTGCCAAGGCAGGCAGCTTCGGCACCGCATGGGGGGTAGGCAATGCGCCTCCGGGCAGCGGCATCATCATCCTGGCCACTTCGGATGTGGAGCTGTACAACAACCGCATCATCAACAACAATACGTCCGGTATCATCCTGGCATCCGGCTTTGCGGTGGACGACAGCGCGGTGAACCGGATCAGTGACCAGTATTTCCCCATTTCCTCCCATATAAAAATTCATGGAAATACATTTGAAATGGCTCCTGATTTTCCGGTTCCGGTACATGAGCACCGTATGGGACCCATGTTTGTAGCGGTGGAGCAGGCACTGCGGAAGGCCGATCCGAAAATAAAACGCATCCCGTTCATCTTTTACGACGGAGTGTCGTCGAATGTACTAAAGAATGGTACAGCCGTCAATCCGGATTCATTGTGTATCCGGCAAAGCGGGGACAATGTGTTTGTGAACGGTGATTTTCTGAACATGGCCAACCCGGCCAGCTGGAAGCCGAATACGGATGTGGCACCTTTTGTTTGCAAATAG
- a CDS encoding TetR/AcrR family transcriptional regulator, whose translation MTKKEALRQKIGAAAIQCFTKYGLEKTTLDDIAKVIGLNKASLYYYYKNKEDLFVETAIAEGKKYIGTLQQKTAQKKGVEAKIWFYLDSRFKYYINVLNVGKISPGTLNKVLPRFFELYEDFRKQEQAFLAEILKEAMHEGVVEKGNASKIASLLIDISDALKHSVEQRSILKGSTEVDYTHSLQDMKFLVSLIFHKPKAG comes from the coding sequence ATGACCAAGAAAGAAGCATTAAGACAAAAGATCGGAGCGGCGGCCATACAGTGTTTTACAAAGTACGGACTTGAAAAGACCACACTGGATGATATCGCAAAAGTGATCGGTCTGAATAAGGCCTCGCTTTATTATTATTATAAAAACAAAGAGGATCTCTTTGTGGAGACCGCTATTGCAGAAGGTAAAAAATACATCGGCACCCTGCAGCAGAAAACAGCACAGAAGAAAGGGGTGGAGGCCAAGATCTGGTTTTACCTGGATTCCCGGTTTAAATATTATATCAATGTACTGAATGTGGGCAAGATCTCTCCCGGCACACTCAATAAAGTATTACCGCGATTTTTTGAACTGTATGAGGATTTCAGGAAACAGGAGCAGGCCTTTCTGGCGGAAATATTAAAAGAAGCCATGCACGAAGGTGTTGTCGAAAAGGGTAATGCATCAAAGATCGCTTCCCTGCTGATCGATATCAGCGATGCTTTAAAACACAGTGTGGAACAACGTTCCATCTTAAAAGGAAGTACCGAAGTGGATTATACCCATAGTTTGCAGGACATGAAATTCCTGGTATCCCTTATTTTTCACAAACCCAAGGCCGGCTGA
- a CDS encoding aldehyde dehydrogenase encodes METTTSSVISPVSDLRRFFESGATLSYSFRLRQLVAFRTALEAHEEDIYNALYHDLRKSKTEAFLTEFGLLLSETKTAIKRLRSWMRPERVITNLLNIPSASRLHPHPKGVVLIIGAWNYPLLLGLVPVVGAIAGGNCVVIKPSEHAAATAAVIGSIFKNSFPENYIRVVQGEGAGVVPDLMNAIRFDHVFYTGSGTVGRSVYELAAQKLVPVTLELGGKSPAIVEKDAALAVSARRIIFGKFINAGQTCVAPDYLLVHADIHDRFLEVLKESITAFFGTEVQSSPDYGRIINRRRFDALITLLENSAGRVVTGGTYDAADRFIAPTILKDITATDALMQEELFGPLLPVLSFRTREEAAAIVEQHKNPLAFYLFTTSKRTEREWLDRTAFGNGCVNNTIQHLANAHLPFGGVGQSGIGAYRGIHSFKLFTHARAVMKTPVWFDPPVKYPPYGDKLKWLKRIF; translated from the coding sequence ATGGAAACAACAACGTCATCGGTAATAAGCCCCGTAAGCGATCTGCGCCGTTTCTTTGAAAGCGGAGCCACACTTTCTTACAGCTTCCGGCTCCGGCAACTGGTGGCGTTCCGCACAGCGCTTGAAGCGCATGAAGAAGATATTTACAATGCCCTGTACCATGATCTCCGGAAAAGCAAAACGGAAGCCTTCCTCACGGAATTCGGACTGCTGTTGTCTGAAACAAAAACAGCGATTAAGAGACTGCGCTCCTGGATGCGTCCGGAGCGGGTAATAACCAACCTGCTTAATATCCCTTCTGCCAGTCGCCTCCACCCACATCCTAAAGGAGTGGTACTGATCATCGGTGCCTGGAACTATCCGCTGCTGCTGGGCCTGGTGCCGGTGGTTGGTGCTATTGCCGGCGGCAATTGTGTTGTCATCAAACCTTCGGAGCACGCGGCCGCTACTGCAGCAGTGATTGGCAGCATCTTTAAAAATAGCTTTCCTGAAAATTACATCCGCGTGGTGCAGGGGGAGGGGGCTGGGGTGGTGCCGGATTTGATGAATGCCATTCGTTTTGATCATGTCTTTTACACCGGCAGTGGTACCGTCGGGCGGTCGGTATATGAACTTGCTGCTCAAAAGCTGGTGCCCGTAACACTGGAACTGGGCGGCAAGAGCCCGGCAATTGTTGAAAAGGACGCCGCCCTTGCGGTAAGCGCTCGGAGGATCATCTTTGGTAAATTCATCAATGCGGGTCAGACCTGTGTGGCCCCGGATTACCTGCTGGTGCATGCAGACATTCACGACCGTTTCCTGGAAGTATTGAAAGAAAGTATTACTGCTTTCTTTGGGACGGAGGTACAAAGCAGCCCGGACTATGGCCGCATCATCAACCGCCGGCGCTTTGATGCACTGATCACCCTGCTTGAAAACAGTGCGGGCCGCGTGGTTACCGGGGGCACTTATGATGCCGCAGACCGGTTCATCGCCCCTACGATTTTAAAGGACATTACGGCTACCGATGCGCTGATGCAGGAGGAGCTCTTTGGGCCGTTGCTGCCGGTGCTTTCCTTTCGTACCAGGGAAGAAGCTGCTGCGATTGTGGAGCAGCATAAAAACCCGCTGGCCTTCTACCTGTTCACTACCAGTAAGAGAACAGAACGGGAATGGCTGGATCGTACGGCATTCGGTAACGGGTGCGTCAACAACACCATACAACACCTGGCTAATGCACATCTTCCCTTTGGCGGGGTAGGACAAAGCGGTATTGGTGCCTACCGCGGTATCCACAGCTTTAAGCTGTTTACACATGCCCGCGCCGTTATGAAGACACCGGTATGGTTTGATCCCCCGGTGAAATATCCGCCGTACGGGGATAAGCTAAAATGGCTGAAACGCATCTTTTAA
- a CDS encoding TonB-dependent receptor gives MKKRLLALLILLGAAPAAVNAQRQTVSGVVTNAETKQPLPAISVSVKGAGSGTYTDDRGRFHLTAKMNFPLTLVFSSTGYETKEQTVGAPGALEVALNPVSTLGEEVVVNASRMVQRKLTAPVTIEQLSRRDIQQSPQLNYIDALQGLRGVDVTVSSMGFTSITTRGFNTSGNTNFTQIVDGMDNQAPGLNFPLGSVISPTQLDVDNIELLTGASSALYGSRGLNGTMITTSKNPFKDQGFSFLITQGVNHINGKKYGDPVKASPYYDWSMRWAQKLGERFAYKLNVQYTQGNDWVATDSTNKNGPGSRYTDPNYNGVNYYGGATSVDLVPFMQGALAADPSLAPLIEPFLAEHPSYYVARTGYPEYGYLNNKAYMFKSNAELRYKLTPGMELIGSGTFGTGNIVYTNDTRYQIRGFKVGQYRLELRANNWFVRTYTTMENSGRTLLAGPTAQYLNEAWKPSYNESTGDGWYPQYTMALLTALAGGSSLEAANLTARGFADQGMPLQGSVYFNRLKDSIANRPISEGGTLFLDRSKLYNAEAQYNFSDMVKFMNLIAGVNYRLYRLNSKNTLFPDNDKPINVNEWSAYLQASKKVIREKLNLSASFRWDKNSLFTDPKITSRLSSVFEADHNNYIRFSYQNAYSYPSNIQALQNTLNGYNSYSSGGSSYLLNGVYHFDQYPPYTLESVRQYQNSNDPSVLKKFSYEGIKPQSVNAFELGYATVINKFILIDVLGYYATWKNFIGYANVANTPGTDDVTAFKDQNKYTVYNIAFNGAKGVETYGYAASISIDFLRSFRFKANYFSDHINNKNNTQVNNFNAPNYHINFDLGNSGFGYNKVWSFNTTLRYKPGYFYVVNGGGGEGTVPSSAVIDAQISYKLLKAHSGIRLGGTNITNKYYSTGIANPMIGATYYVSFAYNIF, from the coding sequence ATGAAAAAAAGATTGCTTGCATTGCTTATTTTATTAGGGGCCGCTCCGGCGGCCGTAAACGCACAGCGCCAGACGGTCAGCGGTGTGGTCACCAATGCCGAAACAAAACAGCCACTGCCCGCCATTTCCGTATCCGTAAAAGGGGCAGGGTCCGGTACGTATACGGATGACCGGGGCAGATTTCATTTAACTGCTAAAATGAATTTTCCGCTGACGCTTGTTTTTTCTTCCACGGGCTATGAAACAAAGGAACAAACGGTTGGTGCGCCCGGTGCGCTGGAAGTGGCGTTAAATCCGGTATCCACGCTGGGGGAGGAAGTGGTGGTCAATGCCAGTCGCATGGTACAGCGTAAACTTACGGCCCCGGTTACCATCGAACAACTCAGCCGGCGCGACATACAGCAATCGCCGCAGCTCAATTATATCGATGCCTTGCAGGGATTACGCGGAGTGGATGTAACCGTGTCTAGTATGGGTTTTACCAGCATTACCACCCGGGGTTTCAATACCAGCGGCAATACCAATTTTACACAGATCGTAGACGGAATGGACAACCAGGCGCCGGGGCTCAACTTCCCCCTGGGGTCGGTGATCAGTCCCACGCAGCTGGACGTGGATAATATTGAATTGCTCACCGGCGCTTCATCGGCGTTGTATGGCTCACGCGGACTGAATGGTACCATGATCACCACCAGCAAGAACCCTTTTAAAGACCAGGGCTTTAGTTTTCTCATCACACAGGGCGTCAATCATATCAACGGGAAAAAATACGGCGACCCGGTAAAGGCTTCACCGTATTACGACTGGAGCATGCGCTGGGCGCAGAAACTGGGAGAACGCTTTGCCTATAAGCTGAATGTACAATACACCCAGGGCAATGATTGGGTAGCCACCGATTCCACCAATAAGAACGGACCGGGGTCGCGCTATACCGATCCGAATTATAACGGCGTGAATTATTACGGTGGGGCAACCTCCGTGGACCTGGTGCCGTTTATGCAGGGCGCGCTGGCCGCAGATCCTTCACTGGCGCCGCTGATAGAACCCTTTCTGGCAGAACATCCTTCGTACTATGTGGCCCGTACCGGTTACCCTGAATATGGCTATCTGAATAACAAAGCCTATATGTTCAAAAGCAATGCGGAGCTGCGGTACAAACTAACCCCCGGCATGGAGCTGATCGGATCCGGTACTTTCGGCACCGGGAATATCGTATATACCAATGATACCCGGTACCAGATCCGCGGGTTTAAGGTAGGGCAGTACCGGTTGGAACTGCGGGCCAACAACTGGTTTGTAAGGACATATACCACTATGGAAAATTCCGGTCGCACCTTACTGGCAGGCCCTACGGCGCAGTATCTCAATGAGGCCTGGAAGCCCAGCTACAATGAAAGTACCGGTGACGGCTGGTACCCGCAGTATACCATGGCGTTGCTTACCGCACTGGCCGGAGGATCCAGCCTGGAAGCGGCCAATTTAACGGCAAGAGGCTTTGCGGATCAGGGTATGCCCTTGCAAGGCAGTGTGTATTTCAACCGCTTAAAAGACAGTATTGCCAACCGGCCGATCTCTGAGGGTGGGACCCTGTTCCTGGACCGTTCCAAATTGTATAACGCAGAAGCGCAGTATAATTTTTCCGACATGGTCAAATTCATGAACCTGATCGCAGGTGTCAACTACCGCCTGTACCGGTTGAACAGTAAGAATACCCTGTTCCCGGACAATGACAAGCCCATCAATGTAAACGAATGGAGCGCTTACCTCCAGGCCTCCAAAAAAGTGATCCGGGAGAAGCTCAACCTCAGCGCTTCCTTCCGCTGGGATAAGAATTCATTGTTCACGGATCCAAAGATCACTTCCCGTCTGTCTTCTGTATTTGAAGCCGATCACAATAACTACATCCGCTTTTCCTACCAGAATGCCTATAGTTATCCCAGCAATATACAGGCTTTGCAAAATACATTGAACGGGTACAACAGCTATTCTTCAGGTGGCTCCAGTTACCTGCTGAACGGCGTGTATCATTTTGACCAGTACCCACCTTATACATTGGAAAGCGTGCGGCAGTACCAGAACAGCAATGATCCATCGGTATTAAAAAAGTTTTCCTATGAGGGGATTAAACCGCAATCGGTAAATGCCTTTGAACTGGGTTATGCCACGGTGATCAATAAATTTATTTTAATTGATGTGCTCGGCTATTATGCCACCTGGAAGAATTTTATCGGCTATGCCAATGTGGCTAACACACCGGGCACGGATGACGTTACCGCATTTAAGGATCAGAATAAGTATACGGTTTATAACATCGCCTTTAACGGGGCAAAGGGCGTGGAAACCTATGGTTATGCCGCCAGCATCAGTATCGACTTCCTGCGTAGCTTCCGTTTTAAAGCCAACTATTTCTCCGACCATATCAATAATAAGAACAATACGCAGGTCAATAATTTTAATGCGCCTAATTATCATATTAACTTTGATCTGGGCAATTCCGGGTTCGGGTATAACAAGGTATGGTCGTTCAACACCACATTGCGTTACAAACCGGGTTATTTTTATGTGGTGAACGGCGGCGGGGGTGAAGGTACCGTTCCTTCATCGGCCGTTATTGATGCCCAGATCAGCTATAAGCTATTGAAGGCGCACTCCGGCATCCGGTTAGGCGGCACGAATATTACTAATAAATACTATTCCACGGGTATTGCCAATCCCATGATCGGTGCTACCTATTATGTATCCTTTGCATACAATATTTTTTAA